One segment of Desulfovibrio sp. JC010 DNA contains the following:
- a CDS encoding LeuA family protein, with the protein MLIDTTLREGAQLFGAYFNLETRKRIASSLISMGVDEIELGWVGQDDLAPFAAHALTLGGDTELSVWSPCRERDIETAAELGLKRINIGVPVSDLHIEKRLDSDRQEILRKLAAAVRRAKECGFEYISVGLEDISRADGDFALSMALHAEVCGTSRVRLADSLGQLTPLAMEKLVRKFKAKLNIDIAVHCHDDFGMATANSFTALEAGADYADCSVIGIGERSGIAATEELVARLALREGNSRYSTTVLKEACMLVGAASKVAIPRTKAVVGTDIFACESGLHTHALSKSPELFEPYDPDSVGTARKMAVGGKSGRAAVRNALDEYGIDCGTDSLSTLTEAVRQLSLRLERPLTRSEFIKLNDEEVYS; encoded by the coding sequence ATGTTGATCGATACCACCCTGCGTGAAGGCGCACAGTTATTCGGGGCTTATTTCAATCTGGAAACCCGCAAGCGCATCGCATCCTCACTCATTTCCATGGGCGTTGATGAGATCGAGCTGGGCTGGGTCGGGCAAGATGATCTTGCTCCTTTCGCGGCCCATGCCCTTACTTTGGGCGGGGATACCGAATTAAGCGTCTGGTCCCCCTGCCGGGAAAGGGACATTGAGACTGCGGCGGAGCTTGGCCTCAAGCGCATCAATATTGGAGTTCCGGTTTCGGATCTGCACATTGAGAAGCGTTTGGATTCCGACCGGCAGGAGATTTTGCGCAAGCTGGCTGCGGCTGTGCGCAGGGCCAAGGAGTGCGGATTTGAATATATTTCCGTGGGCCTTGAGGATATTTCCCGTGCGGATGGCGACTTTGCCCTTTCCATGGCTTTGCATGCCGAGGTCTGCGGGACTTCGCGGGTCCGGCTGGCGGATTCGCTGGGGCAACTCACTCCCCTTGCCATGGAAAAACTGGTCAGGAAATTTAAAGCGAAGCTGAATATTGATATTGCCGTGCACTGCCACGATGATTTCGGTATGGCTACGGCCAACTCTTTCACAGCACTTGAAGCGGGTGCTGACTACGCTGACTGCTCAGTCATCGGCATCGGCGAGCGTTCCGGCATTGCCGCTACCGAAGAACTGGTGGCCCGGCTGGCCCTGCGTGAGGGCAACTCCCGTTATTCCACAACTGTGCTCAAGGAAGCCTGCATGCTGGTGGGAGCGGCGTCCAAGGTTGCCATTCCGCGCACCAAGGCTGTGGTGGGTACCGACATCTTTGCCTGTGAATCCGGGCTGCATACCCATGCCCTGAGTAAATCACCGGAGCTTTTCGAGCCTTACGATCCTGATTCCGTGGGCACTGCCCGCAAAATGGCTGTGGGCGGCAAGAGCGGACGGGCCGCAGTGCGCAATGCCCTTGATGAATACGGCATTGATTGCGGCACAGACTCACTTTCCACCCTCACCGAGGCTGTGCGTCAGCTTTCCCTGCGCCTTGAGCGGCCTCTGACCCGCAGTGAATTCATCAAGCTCAATGACGAGGAGGTTTACTCATGA
- a CDS encoding DUF2062 domain-containing protein yields MQVKPLIVIPVYNHGATLRDVARRAMNYGEVLIVDDGSTDGGPAEVGDLDLTLISHDENLGKGQAILTAAEKARALGKTHIITIDADGQHFPEEIPTFIEAIQQSPETIFVGSRNFQGQNVPGASKFGRSFSNFWLRVQTGIKLSDVQSGFRAYPLEIFEVAKTSETRYAFEVEILVKSAWAGYDLKDLPIEVHYPDPQERVSHFDAIKDNVRISMLNTRLTMRSFVPVPHRQYDKDDEGKITPIHPLRSLRILLSKDETPLNLAIAGAMGMLLGTLPLIAMHSIAIILFCGFFRLSKITGLAVSQLCIPPLVPALCIETGHYLRYDRFLTEISLQTLGYEALDRFYEWVLGSLVLGPLFAIIIGIAIYIMAFTIKRFLDMKPQQ; encoded by the coding sequence ATGCAGGTTAAACCGCTGATCGTTATCCCGGTCTACAACCACGGCGCAACCCTGCGAGATGTGGCCCGGCGGGCCATGAATTACGGCGAAGTGCTCATCGTGGATGACGGCAGCACCGATGGCGGTCCGGCAGAAGTCGGCGACCTTGACCTGACCCTGATCAGCCATGATGAGAATCTCGGCAAGGGTCAGGCCATCCTCACCGCTGCGGAAAAAGCACGCGCTCTGGGCAAAACCCACATCATCACCATTGATGCCGACGGGCAGCATTTCCCGGAAGAGATACCGACTTTTATCGAAGCCATACAGCAGTCTCCCGAAACAATTTTCGTGGGCAGCAGAAATTTTCAGGGCCAAAATGTGCCCGGTGCTTCAAAGTTCGGGCGCAGCTTTTCCAATTTCTGGCTGCGGGTCCAGACCGGAATCAAACTCAGTGATGTGCAAAGCGGATTCCGGGCCTACCCGCTGGAAATTTTCGAAGTGGCCAAAACCTCAGAGACCCGCTACGCCTTTGAGGTAGAGATTCTGGTCAAATCAGCATGGGCCGGATACGATCTCAAAGACCTGCCCATTGAAGTTCACTATCCCGACCCGCAGGAACGGGTTTCCCACTTTGACGCCATAAAGGATAATGTGCGCATCTCCATGCTGAACACCCGGCTGACCATGCGCTCTTTTGTTCCGGTGCCCCACCGCCAGTACGATAAGGATGATGAAGGCAAAATCACCCCCATCCACCCCCTGCGTTCGCTGCGCATCCTGCTCTCCAAGGATGAAACCCCGCTCAATCTGGCCATCGCCGGGGCCATGGGAATGCTGCTGGGCACCCTGCCGCTCATTGCCATGCATTCCATTGCCATCATCCTTTTCTGCGGATTCTTCCGGCTGAGCAAAATCACCGGGCTGGCGGTCAGCCAGTTGTGCATTCCGCCGCTGGTTCCGGCCCTGTGCATCGAGACAGGACACTACCTGCGCTATGACCGCTTCCTGACCGAAATTTCACTGCAGACGCTGGGCTACGAGGCTTTGGACCGTTTTTACGAGTGGGTGCTGGGTTCGCTGGTGCTGGGGCCGTTATTCGCCATAATTATAGGAATTGCGATTTACATTATGGCGTTTACCATTAAACGTTTTTTAGATATGAAACCGCAGCAGTAA
- a CDS encoding acyl-CoA thioesterase, producing the protein MARKSYFPKIQGAPEPLRHVVKRKVRFEEVDPMNIVWHGRYPSYFEDGRTALGDLYGIGYMDLYRYQVAAPIKKMQVDYIKPLRFGDSFSIETLLHWTEAARMNYEFIIRDAAGEKATTGCTVQLFVKDDELMMYQPDFFAELCEKWQNGNLQTLHGK; encoded by the coding sequence ATGGCCCGCAAATCATATTTTCCAAAAATCCAAGGAGCTCCGGAACCGCTGCGCCATGTGGTTAAGCGCAAAGTCCGTTTCGAGGAAGTGGACCCCATGAATATTGTCTGGCACGGTCGCTACCCCAGTTATTTCGAAGACGGACGTACCGCGCTGGGCGACCTCTACGGCATCGGTTACATGGATCTCTACCGCTATCAGGTGGCCGCGCCCATCAAAAAAATGCAGGTGGATTACATCAAACCCCTCCGTTTCGGGGATTCTTTCAGCATTGAAACCCTGCTTCATTGGACCGAAGCCGCGCGCATGAACTACGAATTCATCATCCGCGATGCTGCCGGGGAAAAAGCCACCACCGGATGCACGGTACAGCTCTTTGTTAAAGACGATGAACTGATGATGTACCAGCCTGATTTCTTTGCTGAACTCTGTGAAAAGTGGCAAAACGGCAACCTGCAGACCCTGCACGGCAAGTAG
- a CDS encoding acyltransferase, with protein MEKKKKWSSRSLAPAFFHNIFYGIIRILGRHGAYGLLFFVVGFYSLLPGVSKRPAEYIRRRFGPQAWLGEKQHTFLLYWNFGKMLVDRAVLRILGDFKAIGSAEDKNCLQELYAEHKRLILLTGHVGCWQMGFSYLDFLDAPKAVVMLMERGNVDKHSFKWKEITVINPAAPMGGTLEMLTALRENSVLCINGDRTMGESRHNVQVDFLGGKIELPITPFKIAATTETPVAVVFSTRNKAGEGIFRVAKIIHLPADTGKGEVRGAEAFVPYAQKFSAELERYCQENPYQFYNFYNMWN; from the coding sequence ATGGAAAAGAAAAAGAAATGGTCCAGCAGAAGTCTGGCACCCGCATTTTTCCATAATATTTTTTACGGGATAATCCGCATTCTGGGCAGACATGGAGCTTACGGGCTGCTCTTTTTTGTGGTCGGATTTTACAGTTTGCTGCCCGGTGTCAGCAAAAGGCCCGCCGAATATATCCGCCGCAGATTCGGGCCGCAGGCATGGCTGGGCGAAAAACAGCACACTTTTCTGCTCTACTGGAACTTCGGCAAAATGCTGGTGGACCGGGCGGTACTGCGCATACTGGGTGATTTCAAAGCCATCGGCTCTGCTGAAGACAAGAACTGCCTGCAGGAGCTATACGCCGAGCACAAACGGCTGATCCTGCTCACCGGGCATGTGGGCTGCTGGCAGATGGGTTTTTCCTACCTCGATTTTCTGGACGCCCCAAAGGCCGTGGTCATGCTCATGGAGCGCGGAAACGTGGACAAACATTCCTTTAAATGGAAGGAAATCACGGTCATCAATCCGGCTGCGCCCATGGGCGGAACACTTGAGATGCTCACCGCCCTGCGGGAGAATTCGGTGCTCTGCATCAACGGGGACCGGACCATGGGCGAGAGCAGGCACAATGTTCAGGTGGATTTTCTGGGTGGAAAAATCGAACTGCCCATCACCCCGTTCAAAATCGCGGCAACAACAGAAACACCTGTTGCCGTGGTTTTTTCCACTCGTAATAAAGCAGGGGAAGGAATTTTCCGGGTCGCAAAAATAATTCACTTACCCGCAGATACAGGCAAAGGGGAAGTGCGCGGGGCTGAAGCATTTGTCCCCTATGCCCAGAAATTTTCCGCTGAACTGGAAAGGTATTGTCAGGAAAACCCTTACCAGTTCTACAATTTCTACAACATGTGGAATTAA
- a CDS encoding 4-coumarate--CoA ligase translates to MSATLTLTTQDIGEMISSALLAEMDYSRKLELCQGQSLADGFIPGDGIFQNPEAILERIATQFGVDPAQLYGNSIARMAERVFKQTNGRPHSLTFFTSGSTGTPVPAKSDFADLEQEIHSLAKLFADRKQIVSFVPRHHIYGFLFSILLPKALDIPVEYWPPLPGAEQIKKMRSGDLIIAFPLLWNKLQKLDCRFPENVFGVTSTGPCPAQTITGLQAQGLARMTEVYGSSETGGVGYRHDPAQMYSLLDHWENTGDSTIVRTSMDGTRRSHKLQDNLQWQGKRFSPLKRTDKAVQVGGINVYPARVEKIFRELPKVKECSVRLMRPEEGERLKIFIVPASETENAALEKELRNLVIDKLSRFEMPGKYDFGPALPVSDMGKLCDW, encoded by the coding sequence ATGTCTGCAACACTTACACTTACCACACAGGACATAGGGGAAATGATCTCCTCCGCCCTGCTGGCGGAAATGGATTACAGCCGGAAACTTGAACTCTGCCAAGGCCAGTCCCTTGCTGACGGCTTCATCCCCGGTGACGGTATATTCCAGAATCCGGAAGCAATTCTTGAACGGATCGCCACCCAATTCGGTGTTGATCCGGCACAGCTCTACGGGAATTCCATCGCCCGAATGGCTGAGAGAGTTTTCAAGCAGACAAATGGAAGGCCGCACAGCCTGACTTTTTTCACCTCCGGCAGCACCGGAACTCCTGTGCCTGCCAAATCCGATTTCGCGGACCTTGAACAGGAAATCCACTCCCTTGCCAAACTATTTGCTGACCGCAAACAGATCGTCAGCTTTGTGCCCCGGCACCACATTTACGGCTTTCTCTTTTCCATCCTGCTGCCCAAAGCCCTCGATATCCCGGTTGAATACTGGCCACCGCTGCCCGGTGCGGAACAGATCAAAAAAATGCGCAGCGGAGATCTGATCATTGCCTTTCCCCTGCTCTGGAACAAGCTGCAAAAGCTGGACTGCCGCTTCCCGGAAAATGTTTTCGGGGTCACTTCCACCGGCCCTTGCCCGGCGCAGACCATCACCGGCCTGCAAGCGCAGGGACTGGCCCGCATGACCGAAGTCTACGGTTCATCGGAAACCGGAGGCGTGGGCTATCGCCATGATCCGGCGCAAATGTACAGTCTGCTGGACCATTGGGAAAATACCGGGGATTCGACAATCGTACGAACTTCTATGGACGGGACCAGACGTTCCCATAAACTGCAGGACAATCTGCAGTGGCAGGGCAAGCGGTTCAGCCCCCTGAAACGCACAGACAAGGCAGTACAAGTGGGCGGGATCAATGTTTATCCTGCCCGGGTGGAAAAAATATTCCGGGAATTGCCGAAGGTAAAAGAATGCTCCGTACGGCTCATGCGCCCGGAAGAAGGCGAGCGGCTGAAAATTTTCATAGTTCCAGCATCTGAAACAGAAAACGCAGCCCTTGAAAAAGAACTGCGCAATCTGGTGATTGATAAACTTTCCCGTTTCGAGATGCCCGGAAAATATGATTTCGGCCCGGCACTGCCCGTTTCAGACATGGGCAAACTTTGTGATTGGTGA
- a CDS encoding lipid biosynthesis B12-binding/radical SAM protein, which produces MAKIFLISANTNVEPYPVYPIGMSVIAGALEDAGHEVIQYDMLASGNSLEHLRSSLTGAAPHYAGISIRNVDNVDSFTSHSNKYIHKAKLIVDVLKEAGIPVIAGGAGFSLLPEEILEFTGADYGIVGEGERKMVELIGRLEAGRAAEQIYGREQGIPGNEIPVPRWEPQLLRYYIAQSGVINVQTKRGCEHCCAYCTYPYLEGRKMRVRPVSEVADELEMLRNYGADNIFFTDSVLNDRAGHYLLLAEEIVRREIEISWCGFFQPGPIEDDELALLKRSGLQAMEVGTDATSDTTLKGLHKSFNFGEVIEFNEKCVTQRIPCAHFVIFGGPGETMDTVREGIKNMNSLQSCVVFPFSGIRLHEGTPLFTRAVKEGLIRAGQSLLEPFYYFSPRLDKDEMNAALMQGFKKRRDRLFPPDEGQQRINIMKKFGFRGILWDQLIKFDDQPANKISSQPTAGSAHAG; this is translated from the coding sequence ATGGCCAAAATTTTCCTTATTTCCGCAAATACCAATGTCGAGCCGTATCCGGTCTATCCCATCGGCATGTCGGTCATTGCCGGAGCTTTGGAGGACGCCGGGCATGAAGTCATCCAGTACGATATGCTGGCCAGCGGAAACTCCCTTGAACATCTGCGTTCCTCATTGACCGGAGCCGCACCGCATTACGCGGGAATCTCCATCCGCAATGTGGATAATGTGGATTCTTTCACCTCGCACAGCAACAAATACATCCACAAGGCCAAGCTCATTGTGGATGTGCTGAAAGAGGCCGGAATCCCGGTCATTGCCGGGGGGGCCGGATTCTCCCTGCTGCCGGAAGAAATACTTGAGTTCACCGGGGCTGATTACGGCATTGTGGGCGAAGGAGAACGGAAGATGGTCGAGCTTATCGGACGTCTGGAAGCAGGCAGGGCTGCAGAGCAGATTTACGGCAGGGAACAGGGCATCCCCGGAAACGAAATCCCTGTTCCACGCTGGGAACCGCAGCTGCTGCGCTACTACATTGCCCAGAGCGGGGTCATCAATGTACAGACCAAGCGAGGATGCGAACACTGTTGCGCATACTGCACCTACCCCTATCTGGAAGGACGCAAAATGCGGGTCCGCCCGGTAAGCGAGGTGGCAGACGAACTGGAAATGCTCCGCAACTACGGGGCTGACAACATATTTTTCACCGACTCCGTACTCAATGACCGCGCAGGTCATTACCTGCTGCTGGCTGAAGAAATAGTACGCCGGGAAATTGAAATCAGCTGGTGCGGATTTTTCCAGCCCGGCCCCATTGAAGATGACGAGCTTGCCCTGCTCAAACGTTCCGGGTTGCAGGCCATGGAAGTGGGTACCGATGCCACCAGCGACACCACCCTCAAAGGGCTGCACAAGAGCTTTAATTTCGGCGAAGTAATAGAATTCAATGAAAAATGTGTGACCCAACGCATTCCCTGCGCCCATTTTGTGATTTTCGGCGGCCCCGGCGAAACAATGGATACGGTCCGTGAGGGAATCAAGAACATGAATTCCCTGCAAAGCTGCGTGGTTTTCCCCTTTTCCGGTATCCGGCTGCACGAGGGGACTCCGCTCTTTACAAGAGCAGTTAAAGAGGGTTTAATCCGGGCCGGTCAATCGCTGCTTGAACCTTTCTACTATTTCTCACCCCGGCTCGATAAAGACGAAATGAACGCGGCCCTGATGCAGGGATTCAAGAAACGCCGAGACAGGCTCTTCCCTCCGGATGAAGGACAGCAACGCATTAACATTATGAAAAAATTCGGATTCCGGGGAATTCTCTGGGATCAATTGATAAAATTTGATGACCAGCCCGCAAATAAAATATCTTCTCAACCAACCGCAGGTTCCGCTCATGCAGGTTAA
- a CDS encoding beta-ketoacyl-[acyl-carrier-protein] synthase family protein yields MDRPVSICGHGCICAAGKDTRACFETMLHGDVQPVFAPGFSYDQTMQSPVFAVPQEWIKRQEQNPPLTETMQLLFPVVDEALARAGLTADKLDNLKIGTCIGSSTGASLNFKSFYQKWREGNEPDLEVIESYLHCNPAAAVAEKYGFNGPVQTVTNACSSGTDAIGIAASWIRLGLCDLVIAGGADALSGISYTGFSRLMITSPQRCRPFDKDRQGLNLGEGAAVLILASESTMQELELNSIAQVMGYGTSCDAHHLTAPHPEGSGLKQAVRDALERSGISASEIGFINVHGTGTENNDRIEGQVINELFPTTPFTGTKGFTGHTLGAAGAVEAVMTVMSLQNGLLPPTSGFHEAAEGAKAIPVSKKTAIDAKYALSDSLAFGGNNSALVFKKGAA; encoded by the coding sequence ATGGACCGTCCCGTCAGCATCTGCGGCCATGGCTGTATCTGCGCCGCCGGAAAGGATACCCGTGCATGTTTTGAAACCATGCTGCATGGGGATGTCCAGCCTGTTTTTGCGCCCGGTTTTTCATACGACCAGACCATGCAATCCCCTGTTTTCGCTGTGCCGCAGGAATGGATCAAAAGACAGGAACAAAATCCCCCGCTGACCGAAACCATGCAACTGCTTTTCCCGGTTGTGGATGAAGCACTGGCCCGGGCCGGACTGACTGCGGACAAGCTGGACAATCTGAAAATAGGCACCTGCATCGGCTCTTCCACCGGGGCTTCGCTCAACTTCAAATCCTTTTACCAGAAATGGCGCGAAGGCAATGAACCGGACCTTGAGGTCATTGAAAGCTACCTGCACTGCAACCCTGCTGCGGCAGTGGCAGAGAAATATGGATTCAACGGCCCGGTACAGACCGTAACCAACGCCTGCTCTTCCGGTACTGATGCCATCGGTATTGCGGCTTCATGGATCAGGCTGGGACTCTGCGATCTGGTTATTGCCGGGGGCGCGGACGCGCTGAGCGGAATTTCCTACACCGGATTCTCACGGCTGATGATCACCAGCCCGCAACGTTGCCGTCCCTTTGATAAGGACAGGCAGGGTCTCAATCTCGGCGAGGGCGCGGCAGTACTCATCCTTGCAAGCGAAAGTACAATGCAGGAACTTGAACTGAATTCCATAGCTCAGGTCATGGGCTACGGGACCAGTTGCGATGCCCACCACCTCACCGCCCCGCATCCCGAAGGCAGCGGACTGAAACAGGCCGTAAGAGATGCCCTTGAACGCAGCGGAATTTCCGCATCCGAAATCGGCTTCATCAATGTCCACGGCACCGGAACCGAAAACAATGACCGCATTGAAGGGCAGGTCATCAACGAACTTTTCCCAACAACCCCGTTCACCGGAACCAAAGGCTTCACCGGACACACTCTCGGTGCAGCCGGGGCGGTGGAAGCGGTGATGACGGTTATGTCCCTGCAAAACGGATTGCTTCCCCCCACCAGTGGCTTCCATGAAGCAGCCGAAGGGGCTAAAGCAATCCCAGTCAGCAAAAAAACCGCCATTGACGCAAAGTACGCACTCAGCGATTCACTGGCTTTCGGCGGAAATAATTCCGCTCTTGTTTTCAAAAAGGGGGCAGCATGA
- a CDS encoding P-II family nitrogen regulator, translated as MMIMVRAIVRPEKADDVLAALMDNGYPAVTKYSVAGRGKQRGIKIGEVTYDEIPKTMLMSVVKAEDKDFVINTVMDAARSGAKGAFGDGKIFVTEVEDVYTISSGVNEAAPAEEA; from the coding sequence ATCATGATCATGGTGAGAGCAATTGTAAGACCGGAAAAAGCGGACGACGTACTGGCCGCGCTCATGGACAACGGCTACCCCGCAGTAACCAAATATTCCGTTGCAGGCCGCGGTAAACAGCGCGGCATCAAAATCGGCGAAGTAACCTACGACGAAATCCCCAAAACCATGCTCATGAGCGTGGTCAAGGCTGAAGATAAAGACTTCGTAATCAACACCGTAATGGACGCGGCAAGATCCGGCGCAAAAGGCGCGTTCGGTGACGGTAAAATTTTCGTAACCGAAGTTGAAGACGTCTACACAATCAGTTCCGGTGTAAACGAAGCGGCCCCGGCAGAGGAGGCTTAG
- the nifH gene encoding nitrogenase iron protein → MRKVAIYGKGGIGKSTTTQNTVAGLATMGRKVMVVGCDPKADSTRLLLGGLAQKSVLDTLREEGEDVELEDIRKPGFGESWCVESGGPEPGVGCAGRGIITSINMLENLGAYEESEGLDYAFYDVLGDVVCGGFAMPIRDGKAEEIYIVCSGEMMAMYAANNICKGIMKYAESGGVRLGGLICNSRNVDNEKEMIEELAKKLGTQMIYFVPRDNDVQRAEINRKTVIEWDDSVPQATAYMGLADAIDKNEMFVVPTPLEIEELEQLLLDYGLMEA, encoded by the coding sequence ATGAGAAAGGTAGCAATCTACGGAAAAGGCGGAATCGGAAAATCCACCACCACCCAGAATACTGTAGCCGGACTGGCAACCATGGGCCGTAAAGTAATGGTCGTGGGCTGTGACCCCAAAGCGGACTCAACCCGTCTGCTGCTGGGCGGTCTGGCCCAGAAATCCGTTCTCGATACCCTTCGTGAAGAAGGTGAGGACGTGGAACTTGAGGATATCCGTAAACCCGGTTTCGGTGAATCCTGGTGTGTTGAGTCCGGCGGTCCGGAACCCGGAGTCGGCTGTGCAGGCCGCGGTATCATCACTTCCATCAACATGCTGGAAAACCTCGGCGCATACGAAGAATCCGAAGGCCTTGATTACGCTTTCTACGATGTACTCGGTGACGTTGTCTGCGGTGGATTCGCAATGCCCATCCGCGATGGTAAAGCCGAAGAAATCTACATCGTCTGTTCCGGTGAAATGATGGCCATGTACGCAGCAAACAACATCTGCAAAGGGATCATGAAATACGCTGAATCCGGCGGAGTACGCCTCGGCGGCCTGATCTGCAACTCCCGTAACGTTGATAACGAAAAAGAGATGATCGAAGAACTGGCTAAAAAACTGGGCACCCAGATGATCTACTTCGTACCCCGCGACAACGACGTACAGCGCGCGGAAATCAACCGTAAAACCGTAATTGAATGGGACGACAGCGTACCGCAGGCCACCGCTTACATGGGCCTTGCCGACGCCATCGACAAAAACGAAATGTTCGTCGTACCCACCCCGCTGGAAATCGAAGAACTGGAACAGCTGCTCCTCGATTACGGCCTGATGGAAGCTTAG
- a CDS encoding beta-ketoacyl synthase chain length factor — protein MMRLALHGIGTALPDHTLADAGNSVDTSDLNTYFAARRLRRVDHFTRMTMLAGCRALHDTAGTVQEDLKTPLPLPEDMGIVISTGYGPSQTIFEFLDSIIDHGAGCASPLAFSHSVHNIPAATMSVFLNNPKPYTTICQLHGPLMAGLQTAGCWLAEGRVKKVLLGLVDEKTPLLETNTRRLLVRKGHTGEFVPVGEGACFFLLGPAEDTDGSAYGTLEFTTLSARELQKEELPEAVMTPAKSLDRLAKLNISAEATQQSDMPCAAGAELVAATMQKKQSCCIEQTGNNFGLISLTPQS, from the coding sequence ATGATGAGACTGGCCCTGCACGGAATCGGCACAGCCCTGCCTGACCACACGCTGGCAGACGCCGGAAACTCCGTCGATACCTCCGACCTGAACACCTATTTCGCGGCCCGCCGTCTGCGCCGGGTGGACCATTTTACCCGCATGACCATGCTGGCCGGATGCCGCGCCCTGCACGACACAGCAGGAACAGTACAGGAAGACCTGAAAACACCGCTACCCCTGCCGGAAGACATGGGGATTGTCATCAGCACCGGGTACGGCCCCTCGCAGACCATCTTCGAATTTCTGGATTCCATCATCGACCATGGGGCGGGTTGCGCCTCCCCGCTGGCATTTTCCCATTCAGTACACAATATCCCGGCTGCGACCATGTCCGTGTTCCTAAATAATCCCAAGCCTTACACAACGATCTGCCAGCTGCACGGACCGCTTATGGCCGGACTGCAAACTGCCGGATGCTGGCTGGCTGAAGGACGGGTAAAAAAGGTACTCCTCGGACTGGTGGATGAAAAAACTCCCCTGCTGGAAACCAATACCCGCCGCCTGCTGGTGAGAAAAGGACATACGGGAGAGTTTGTCCCGGTGGGTGAAGGGGCTTGTTTTTTCCTGCTCGGCCCGGCTGAAGATACAGATGGATCTGCATACGGCACTCTGGAATTCACAACTCTTTCCGCACGTGAACTGCAAAAAGAAGAACTGCCCGAAGCGGTCATGACCCCTGCCAAATCACTGGACAGACTGGCAAAACTGAATATTTCAGCTGAAGCAACGCAGCAGTCCGACATGCCATGTGCAGCAGGAGCGGAACTGGTCGCAGCAACCATGCAGAAAAAGCAAAGCTGCTGTATCGAACAAACCGGTAACAACTTCGGGCTGATTTCCCTGACCCCGCAAAGCTGA
- a CDS encoding phosphopantetheine-binding protein, whose amino-acid sequence MELTILYTEVNLHTKLKELLIEELNLVDVSVDEIEDDAPLFGEGLGLDSLDAVEIVVLVQKNFNVEIKNMEEGKAAFQSVNSLVDFIKERQA is encoded by the coding sequence GTGGAATTAACAATTCTTTATACCGAGGTAAATTTGCACACCAAACTTAAAGAGCTGCTCATCGAAGAGCTCAACCTTGTAGACGTCAGCGTAGACGAAATCGAAGATGACGCCCCCCTTTTCGGGGAAGGCCTCGGCCTTGATTCGCTGGACGCGGTGGAAATCGTGGTGCTGGTCCAGAAAAATTTCAATGTGGAAATCAAGAACATGGAAGAAGGCAAGGCTGCTTTTCAATCCGTGAACAGCCTTGTGGACTTCATCAAGGAAAGACAGGCTTAG
- the nagB gene encoding glucosamine-6-phosphate deaminase, which translates to MMRLIPVQENPGWWAAHYIARKINSFSSETGKPFVLGLPTGGTPLGMYRELVRLYQSGEVSFRNVVTFNMDEYVGLPEGCEQSYRHYMYENFFKQVDIPEESINLLDGNAASLEDECAAYEEKMRSYGGVNLFVGGVGIDGHIAFNEPGSSLSSRTRIKTLTIETRKANSRFFGNDFEAVPRYALTVGVGTLLDSEELLVLASGLNKALAVSYAVEGAVNHLWTVSVLQLHRKGILVCDDEATMELKVKTLRYFQQIESKNLLDPK; encoded by the coding sequence ATGATGAGATTGATTCCGGTTCAGGAAAATCCCGGCTGGTGGGCGGCCCATTATATTGCCCGCAAAATCAATAGTTTTTCGTCTGAAACGGGAAAGCCGTTTGTGCTTGGTCTGCCCACAGGCGGGACACCGCTGGGCATGTACCGGGAACTGGTCCGGCTGTATCAGTCCGGTGAAGTAAGCTTTAGGAATGTGGTCACCTTTAATATGGATGAATACGTGGGGCTGCCGGAAGGTTGTGAGCAGAGCTATCGGCATTACATGTACGAGAATTTTTTCAAGCAGGTGGATATCCCGGAGGAAAGTATCAACCTGCTTGATGGCAATGCGGCATCCCTTGAGGATGAGTGCGCCGCTTATGAAGAGAAAATGCGCAGCTATGGCGGGGTTAATCTTTTTGTGGGCGGAGTGGGGATAGACGGCCATATTGCCTTTAACGAGCCGGGGTCATCGCTAAGTTCCCGCACCAGAATCAAGACCTTGACCATTGAGACCCGCAAGGCCAATTCAAGGTTTTTTGGGAATGATTTCGAAGCTGTTCCTCGCTATGCCCTGACCGTGGGAGTGGGGACTCTACTTGATTCCGAAGAGCTTTTGGTGCTTGCTTCGGGACTGAATAAGGCTCTGGCGGTTTCTTATGCAGTGGAGGGGGCGGTTAATCATTTGTGGACTGTTTCTGTCCTGCAATTGCACCGTAAAGGTATTCTGGTCTGTGATGATGAGGCTACAATGGAGCTAAAGGTTAAGACACTCAGGTACTTCCAGCAGATTGAGTCTAAAAATTTGCTGGACCCCAAGTAG